The Leptospira sp. WS39.C2 genome contains a region encoding:
- a CDS encoding chitobiase/beta-hexosaminidase C-terminal domain-containing protein, with product MRIHKQFLSLTFLLLFTSHCFLFLPNGETKTDFSIFGFLLGLVGGSISSSSQDLSPGTEIDLSGEGKMDGTLVDSDGDGISDGINLTGGNTPNLILIDTNGDGLPDAVDSNGDGLPDYYISPNPPGFLTTAPGGTGNPVVLIVDANGNPLGFDTDGDGTVNDTLIVNILSDTTPPTITSSLLTGTFSSTQTTTLSCTDNRAPGAIVYTLDVSNPSFSPKNGTIITKSSKAIALSTEGTHTLQAICRDLAGNISAPINLNYTIDTKFPALSIVSQTTDSVSANGGAINSSTTIWKSDRSGSFVVREGSSCESGVTISNGNVTANQDQSLLLSHTHFTGEGNKSFRICVTGTNGLTGFVSVALRRDDTAPVVSASPGGGSYSTSTSVSLSCTDTGGAGCDQIAYAVQVGSAPTNPSLQGTTGVVTSGVLYTSAISMSDASVTYTKFLARDKAGNVSAVSSQNYTVDTQVATITVNSYTAAINGTSNLSINWQSNQSGTYQIRVGGSNCSNGTALTQTGNNANVLGNVTASSATTSTIANSHLTEGSNTIRICVANLVGNFGSSSITTRKDTTAPVITMASPTGTGPFASGVQLELSCSDAGGSGCDKIIYTTNGSEPSFDANGAVMDGIVYSSPVALANGSNQIKYLARDLAGNLSTTGNQSFQVGPPNPPTFVEAQASGTSALVQWWPVTGATSYTVYYSTSPGVTSASTSFGPVTDPSATITGLTSNTLHYFRVAVNNHLGTSALSLLEAAALTTGTPPGTNNTGIHVDISAGQNGNSAGSGSISGAIPSANLDFINNKLLVVTVNDANNGKPSLFRCDLDGANCTHSDLSAGQGTNSGRNPNAKIDFKNQKLLVVARNGANENKPSLYRCDFNGSNCTHTDISAGQGANSAGDSSSHKYGPKLVIDDLNQKILVVTINDANSGKLSLFRCDLDGSNCTHTDISTGQGANSAFYPSFKLDTKNQKLLVVTHNNTKLSLFRCNLDGTNCTHTDISVGQISLLFPSLNIDTVRQKIVVAVHNGTIGGGTNGGGKTGIVQCDLNGANCSYIDVSHNFAIFPSHRYMSSSLDLINQKILIVYQDHNIRHKPRLTRCDFDGSNCTHTDISVGQGDYSGTFPETLINAANGKLFVVAQNGANGRRPSLFIW from the coding sequence ATGCGAATCCATAAACAATTCCTTTCTCTTACATTCCTGCTACTCTTTACCAGTCATTGTTTTTTGTTTTTGCCGAATGGCGAAACCAAAACTGATTTTAGTATCTTTGGATTTCTATTGGGACTTGTCGGAGGATCTATTTCCTCCTCTTCGCAAGACCTAAGTCCAGGAACGGAAATCGATCTTTCTGGAGAAGGGAAAATGGATGGAACCTTAGTGGACTCGGATGGAGATGGAATCTCCGACGGAATCAATCTCACAGGGGGAAATACACCCAATTTAATTTTAATCGATACCAATGGAGATGGTCTTCCAGATGCTGTGGATTCCAACGGGGATGGACTTCCTGATTATTACATCAGTCCAAATCCTCCTGGATTTCTCACAACTGCCCCTGGTGGAACTGGAAATCCTGTTGTCCTGATTGTAGATGCCAATGGAAATCCTTTGGGGTTTGATACGGATGGTGATGGAACAGTAAACGATACATTGATCGTCAACATTTTAAGTGATACCACTCCTCCCACCATCACCAGTTCGTTGTTAACGGGAACTTTTTCTTCTACACAAACAACGACACTTTCTTGTACAGACAATCGAGCTCCTGGAGCGATTGTTTATACTTTGGATGTTTCCAATCCGAGTTTCTCGCCTAAAAATGGAACTATCATCACAAAATCTTCAAAAGCCATTGCCTTGTCCACGGAAGGAACTCACACATTACAGGCAATTTGCCGTGACCTAGCAGGAAATATTTCTGCGCCAATTAACTTAAATTATACGATTGATACTAAATTCCCTGCACTTTCGATTGTGAGTCAAACAACCGATTCAGTGAGTGCAAATGGAGGAGCCATCAATTCTTCTACGACCATTTGGAAGTCCGATCGTTCCGGTTCGTTTGTGGTTCGCGAGGGCAGTTCTTGTGAATCTGGTGTGACCATCTCCAATGGCAATGTTACTGCAAACCAAGACCAATCGTTACTTCTGAGTCATACTCATTTCACGGGTGAAGGGAATAAGTCCTTTCGCATTTGTGTAACTGGTACGAATGGACTCACTGGATTTGTTTCAGTGGCTCTTCGCCGAGATGATACGGCACCAGTTGTCTCTGCAAGCCCTGGTGGTGGAAGTTATTCAACTTCTACTTCTGTTTCTTTATCCTGCACAGACACTGGTGGAGCAGGTTGTGATCAAATCGCCTATGCAGTGCAAGTTGGTTCGGCTCCTACGAATCCTTCGTTGCAAGGAACAACGGGAGTAGTGACAAGCGGTGTCTTATATACATCAGCAATTTCGATGTCAGATGCATCAGTCACTTATACAAAATTTCTCGCTCGTGATAAAGCGGGAAATGTTTCTGCTGTGAGTTCTCAAAATTATACTGTCGATACGCAAGTAGCTACCATCACGGTAAATTCCTATACTGCAGCGATCAATGGAACGTCGAATCTATCCATCAATTGGCAAAGCAATCAATCCGGAACTTACCAAATCCGAGTAGGTGGTTCCAATTGTTCCAATGGGACGGCTTTAACTCAAACCGGGAATAATGCCAATGTCCTTGGCAATGTGACCGCTTCCTCCGCAACAACATCTACCATTGCAAACTCTCATTTGACCGAAGGTAGTAATACAATTCGAATTTGTGTCGCAAACCTTGTTGGTAATTTTGGATCTAGTTCCATCACAACAAGAAAAGATACAACAGCTCCTGTGATTACCATGGCATCGCCCACAGGAACGGGACCATTTGCTTCTGGAGTCCAATTAGAACTGAGTTGTTCCGATGCTGGTGGGAGTGGTTGCGACAAAATCATCTATACGACAAACGGATCGGAACCAAGTTTTGACGCCAATGGAGCGGTGATGGATGGAATTGTATATTCATCACCAGTAGCACTTGCCAATGGGAGTAACCAAATCAAATATTTAGCTCGTGACTTAGCTGGAAATTTAAGTACAACAGGAAATCAAAGTTTCCAAGTTGGTCCACCGAATCCACCTACCTTTGTAGAAGCACAAGCAAGCGGCACTAGTGCCTTAGTGCAGTGGTGGCCAGTAACTGGTGCTACGTCTTACACAGTGTACTATAGCACAAGTCCCGGTGTCACAAGTGCATCAACTAGTTTTGGTCCAGTAACGGATCCAAGTGCAACCATAACTGGTTTAACTAGTAATACTTTGCATTACTTTCGAGTGGCGGTCAATAATCACTTGGGTACAAGTGCTCTTTCCTTGTTGGAAGCGGCGGCATTAACAACCGGTACGCCTCCTGGCACAAATAATACAGGGATCCACGTGGATATTTCAGCGGGACAGAATGGTAATTCTGCAGGGAGTGGTTCGATTTCTGGTGCTATACCATCTGCCAATTTGGATTTCATCAATAACAAGCTTTTAGTTGTCACAGTGAATGATGCGAACAACGGAAAGCCAAGTTTATTTCGTTGTGATTTAGACGGTGCTAATTGTACACATTCTGATTTGTCTGCTGGGCAAGGAACCAATTCAGGTCGTAATCCCAATGCAAAAATCGATTTCAAAAATCAAAAATTACTAGTGGTTGCAAGGAATGGTGCAAACGAAAACAAACCAAGTTTATACCGATGTGATTTTAATGGTAGCAATTGTACTCATACTGATATTTCGGCAGGTCAAGGTGCGAATTCCGCCGGTGATTCCTCTTCCCACAAATATGGTCCGAAACTGGTCATAGATGATTTGAATCAAAAGATTTTAGTTGTCACAATCAATGATGCTAATAGCGGAAAACTTAGTTTATTTCGTTGTGATTTAGATGGTAGCAATTGCACTCATACCGATATTTCAACAGGTCAAGGTGCGAATTCTGCATTTTATCCTAGTTTCAAACTAGATACAAAGAATCAGAAACTGTTAGTTGTTACTCATAACAATACAAAGTTAAGTTTATTTCGATGTAACTTAGATGGAACAAATTGTACACATACTGACATCTCAGTTGGACAAATTTCTTTACTCTTTCCAAGCCTCAATATTGACACGGTTCGTCAAAAAATCGTGGTCGCAGTCCATAATGGTACTATTGGTGGGGGAACTAATGGAGGTGGTAAAACAGGGATTGTCCAATGTGATTTAAATGGTGCAAACTGTAGTTATATTGATGTTTCTCATAATTTTGCTATTTTTCCAAGTCACAGATATATGAGTTCATCTCTTGATTTGATAAATCAAAAGATTTTAATTGTATACCAAGATCATAATATCCGACACAAACCAAGACTAACCCGATGTGATTTTGATGGATCAAATTGCACTCATACAGATATTTCTGTCGGACAAGGTGACTATTCTGGTACGTTTCCAGAGACTTTAATCAATGCGGCGAATGGTAAGTTATTTGTAGTCGCCCAAAATGGTGCAAACGGTCGCAGACCTTCACTATTTATCTGGTAA
- a CDS encoding phosphate ABC transporter substrate-binding protein — protein MKNLSLLFYILITINFVACKDKQTLKVAGSETMNSMMRFLGTEYEKVNSGIRITVEGGGSEAGIDRLRKGEIDMAVSSRDLNQAEFDDLRKTGNLEKVRLAYDGVALVVNPKNPVSKLHLVQTSEIFSGKIKNWKEVGGQDAPISIVIRNDKSGTQDYFQNHILKRRDLGEKEFNTFKSNVFSPNAKIVKDNAEMAKFIQENPNSIGYMGMGSALVDHKDKTKALEYAKTNKDPFVTPSIRNVYDRKYKLARELFIIYKTDQGDKIDAFVTYLTSEQGQVAVLQSGYLRSSLPEVEVSAEPVK, from the coding sequence ATGAAAAACCTTTCTTTGCTTTTTTACATTTTGATTACAATTAATTTTGTCGCCTGTAAGGACAAACAAACCTTAAAAGTTGCTGGATCAGAAACTATGAACAGCATGATGCGTTTTTTAGGAACAGAATATGAAAAGGTAAATTCAGGGATTCGTATAACAGTAGAAGGTGGTGGTTCGGAAGCGGGTATTGACCGTTTGCGAAAGGGAGAAATTGATATGGCAGTTTCTTCACGCGACTTAAACCAAGCAGAGTTCGATGACTTACGGAAAACAGGAAATTTAGAAAAAGTTCGTCTTGCTTACGATGGAGTGGCTCTAGTTGTGAATCCTAAGAATCCGGTTTCCAAATTACACTTGGTCCAAACATCTGAAATCTTTTCTGGAAAAATTAAAAATTGGAAAGAGGTAGGGGGACAAGACGCACCCATTTCCATCGTAATTCGCAATGACAAATCCGGTACCCAAGACTATTTTCAAAATCATATATTGAAACGCAGAGACTTAGGCGAAAAAGAATTTAATACCTTTAAATCCAATGTGTTTTCTCCTAATGCTAAAATTGTAAAAGACAATGCGGAAATGGCAAAGTTTATCCAAGAAAATCCAAATAGCATTGGTTATATGGGTATGGGATCTGCACTCGTGGATCATAAGGATAAAACAAAAGCCCTCGAATATGCAAAAACAAACAAAGATCCTTTTGTGACTCCTTCCATTCGTAATGTTTATGATCGAAAGTACAAACTAGCACGCGAATTATTTATCATCTACAAAACAGACCAAGGGGATAAAATAGATGCCTTTGTGACTTACCTCACAAGCGAACAAGGGCAGGTGGCAGTGTTACAATCTGGTTATTTAAGGTCTTCTTTGCCAGAAGTGGAAGTGTCGGCGGAGCCAGTGAAGTAG
- a CDS encoding OmpA family protein translates to MTKTHSLLISFVIILPLMDLVSVPLEKTQFQWKWTNNQVLELNEYHDVFFRVGTKTVEREDKNRVVMKAKQCSQDSCLVNAWFDTYMRYGKTSGPFWKDKEFLSDFTLFRNGRYEVPNEYTMPNLRSFPSFPESPVSVSDVWKLPAEESFDFSIERIRVKVTPEYTFQGIFPWKEGNYSGSCEKITYTYPIFYNKPESEKMAPNVPYKIFGFATGTVFFNAERGVPEFKEVKLSYTFIYPNGTVQEANFHIKGVYFLRNQVNAKDKESIREDILNDLIVGYSKDGLPNGLRITSGNRPGYESSDPNAIPKLEGEDKEKIADQLPVKVRASEDGIVFSLDSILFDFNDSKLKPDAESAVAKIAEILKKYPDREIRVSGHTDNIGKKEYNQKLSEERAKSVLHSLVDNYKMDEKHISFRGYADDLPVAPNDTEENRHKNRRVEITLVLD, encoded by the coding sequence ATGACCAAAACCCATTCCCTCCTCATAAGTTTTGTAATAATTCTACCTTTAATGGATTTGGTTTCCGTTCCACTTGAGAAAACCCAGTTCCAATGGAAATGGACAAACAACCAGGTATTGGAACTCAATGAATATCATGATGTATTCTTTCGAGTAGGAACAAAAACCGTAGAACGCGAAGATAAAAACCGAGTCGTAATGAAAGCCAAACAATGTTCGCAAGATTCTTGTTTGGTGAATGCTTGGTTTGATACTTATATGCGGTATGGAAAAACATCGGGACCGTTTTGGAAGGACAAAGAATTTTTATCTGATTTCACACTCTTTCGGAATGGTCGTTACGAAGTACCTAACGAATATACAATGCCAAATCTTCGTAGTTTTCCCTCTTTTCCCGAAAGTCCAGTTTCGGTTTCCGATGTATGGAAATTACCTGCAGAAGAGTCTTTTGATTTTTCAATAGAACGCATACGAGTAAAAGTCACACCTGAATACACCTTCCAAGGGATTTTTCCATGGAAAGAAGGTAACTATTCTGGAAGTTGCGAAAAAATAACTTATACCTATCCCATTTTTTATAACAAACCTGAGAGCGAAAAAATGGCACCTAACGTACCTTATAAGATCTTTGGTTTTGCAACGGGCACTGTTTTTTTTAATGCAGAACGAGGTGTCCCTGAGTTTAAAGAAGTAAAACTTTCTTATACGTTTATTTATCCAAACGGAACCGTCCAAGAAGCAAACTTCCATATTAAGGGTGTGTATTTTTTACGAAACCAAGTAAATGCCAAGGACAAAGAATCCATTCGCGAAGATATTCTAAATGATTTGATTGTTGGTTATTCAAAAGATGGATTGCCAAATGGACTTCGGATCACATCTGGGAATCGTCCAGGATACGAAAGTTCAGATCCAAATGCCATTCCCAAATTAGAGGGAGAGGACAAAGAAAAAATCGCCGACCAATTGCCAGTCAAGGTTCGCGCGTCTGAAGATGGAATTGTATTTTCGTTAGATTCGATTTTGTTTGATTTTAACGATAGCAAACTAAAACCTGATGCAGAATCTGCTGTTGCCAAAATTGCAGAGATCTTAAAAAAATACCCCGACCGAGAAATTCGAGTCTCAGGTCACACCGACAATATTGGAAAAAAAGAATACAACCAAAAACTTTCGGAAGAACGTGCTAAGTCCGTTTTACATTCATTAGTTGATAATTATAAAATGGACGAAAAACACATTTCTTTTCGTGGATATGCTGATGATTTACCTGTCGCACCAAACGACACCGAAGAAAATCGTCACAAAAACAGACGGGTAGAGATCACACTCGTATTGGATTAA
- a CDS encoding 1-acyl-sn-glycerol-3-phosphate acyltransferase: protein MKDTFIAPRFEFPVALGLDLGFPILTKLLFNLDGVVISKEDELRLKETKDKRVVYLFNQPTEMESIVAYQVANSIGTRFHYMASRSIFNWGFGIVGELIKRVGAFSVLHGSSNRKMIRTTKRILSEREGKMVMYPEGIMSGENDNLVSFLPSTAQLIYWGLEEAKKKDPHAELFLQPTFVKYKISGTRDSILKDIETSLSRIERKLKLYPGGRTVLRRFLTVGRVMLEETEFELGIPKSEINGKDFDYRLGRARHTALNLAGQILQIKFQDSDNAIQKIRILFHTLDRIEAGIPLESTPKHLTDQNIRRAKQLVETAYAFLVTQPKNLIQWPSAERLMEWICSFERHIYGKSEMRAKKAHVYVSNCFSLAPYFQKYKENKKESYHILLSDIRKEMESLLERGKKESEPLVPPYSVGLDLQIG from the coding sequence ATGAAAGATACCTTTATTGCTCCTCGTTTTGAATTTCCTGTAGCCTTGGGATTGGATTTGGGTTTTCCCATCCTCACAAAACTTTTGTTTAACTTAGATGGAGTGGTGATTTCCAAAGAAGATGAACTTCGTTTGAAAGAAACAAAAGACAAACGAGTTGTTTATCTTTTTAACCAACCTACAGAAATGGAATCCATCGTTGCTTATCAAGTTGCCAATTCCATCGGAACACGATTTCATTATATGGCTTCTCGTAGTATTTTTAATTGGGGTTTTGGAATTGTAGGTGAGCTCATCAAACGTGTAGGCGCTTTTTCTGTTTTACATGGAAGTTCCAATCGGAAAATGATTCGAACCACCAAACGGATATTATCCGAAAGAGAAGGAAAGATGGTGATGTATCCTGAAGGGATCATGTCGGGAGAAAATGATAACTTGGTTTCCTTTTTGCCAAGTACGGCCCAACTCATTTATTGGGGTTTGGAAGAAGCGAAAAAAAAAGACCCGCATGCAGAATTATTTTTACAGCCAACATTTGTTAAATATAAAATTTCGGGAACACGTGATTCCATCTTAAAAGATATTGAAACATCTTTATCTCGCATCGAACGTAAGTTAAAGTTATACCCAGGCGGAAGGACAGTACTTAGAAGATTTTTAACCGTTGGTCGAGTGATGTTAGAAGAAACGGAATTTGAACTTGGAATTCCCAAATCAGAAATCAATGGAAAGGATTTTGATTACCGTCTTGGAAGGGCAAGGCATACGGCTCTCAACCTAGCAGGTCAAATTTTACAAATCAAGTTCCAAGATTCAGACAACGCTATCCAAAAGATTCGGATTTTATTCCATACTTTGGATCGAATTGAGGCAGGGATTCCTTTGGAATCTACCCCCAAACACCTAACGGATCAAAATATACGGCGAGCCAAACAATTGGTGGAAACGGCTTATGCGTTTCTTGTCACCCAACCAAAAAATTTAATCCAATGGCCTTCTGCAGAACGCCTCATGGAATGGATTTGTAGTTTTGAAAGGCATATCTATGGAAAGTCAGAGATGAGAGCCAAAAAAGCGCATGTTTACGTATCTAATTGTTTTTCTCTCGCCCCATATTTTCAAAAGTATAAGGAAAATAAAAAAGAAAGTTATCATATATTACTCAGTGATATTCGAAAAGAAATGGAATCACTGCTAGAACGTGGTAAGAAGGAAAGTGAACCTTTGGTTCCCCCGTACTCAGTAGGACTTGATTTACAAATCGGTTAA
- a CDS encoding sulfatase — protein MRKILTFAPFLCFCLIHCLNNSESRFPVDLVLELKNAEPKFKIGTDNLTYHWKKNPGRQSGLPLSRKWENTQITFNTNKDIFLNHSLDAIYFPPGQEYKFKLPKGRYRFSSLIGLLGEKEFQSIVSGKLKFYSQSQILMEWDLSGSLKEQWTKKETSVSLDGDLRLVWESRDSHLFIGEPLLYPNGFGESKKISEKPKSVILIVIDSARKDFLGAYGYRHSVTPVLDEIASESVFFENPFANGNWTKPSMMSFFHSEYSSNLGLGNSWFSTKPYQRKVYYGKKRDNLAKTFREAGYYSKTIMNNVFFLDYTTVGLDLGFHNSFQVGMDIVDTEVLTNHAIAFVEDKKDIPYFLHFNLNTPHASYSPPPEDMKAVRSKVPDSEFYRYESPVQRYLGEMHYTDREIGRLVTKLKELGTYDETMIIVTGDHGELFSPEHDYSYHFIMQTRFGHGETHYDEEINVPYFIKLPKSIAVNIGNSTQIRIPGQSSLLSLAPTILGFLDLKPENSTYQGVDYATCILESNPCPTEKFIYTEGRMSESVRTEIYKYIRRYPGFTTVRRTAAGEPHTMAEELYDLQKDPKELRNLSFEKEGETLLQQARADFRRENFLKRNAVRIYIPPCEETICRDYLSLSVQGSIYDWVAPETVQILSGSAKSISITKETRDPRDPKESQEQMRKEKNGSNASMATTDAKKTKLQKPEEIILKTVNPELGAFFQFTRNGKTIPVRFGRYGLEYQRSMNHIEDLIVSERQPDGLFQSPLPWVYNDGAFSGSGESEVQKEMGKEVKKILETWGYIHE, from the coding sequence ATGCGAAAGATCCTAACCTTCGCCCCCTTCCTTTGTTTTTGTCTCATTCACTGTTTGAACAATTCAGAGTCTCGTTTCCCAGTCGATTTGGTTTTGGAATTAAAAAATGCAGAGCCCAAATTCAAAATTGGAACGGACAATCTAACATACCATTGGAAAAAAAATCCAGGAAGGCAAAGTGGTCTTCCTCTATCTCGTAAATGGGAAAACACACAAATCACCTTTAATACTAACAAAGATATTTTTTTAAACCACTCTCTGGATGCGATTTATTTCCCACCAGGTCAAGAATACAAATTTAAACTTCCAAAGGGACGGTACCGATTTTCTTCGCTAATAGGTCTGTTAGGCGAAAAAGAATTCCAATCTATTGTTTCTGGAAAACTAAAGTTTTATTCCCAGTCTCAAATCCTTATGGAATGGGATTTGTCTGGAAGTCTCAAAGAACAATGGACCAAAAAAGAAACTTCTGTGTCACTTGATGGGGATTTACGACTCGTTTGGGAAAGTCGGGACAGTCATCTTTTTATCGGTGAACCTTTGTTATATCCAAATGGTTTTGGAGAGTCAAAGAAAATTTCCGAAAAACCCAAATCCGTCATTCTTATCGTCATTGATTCGGCAAGAAAAGATTTTTTAGGTGCCTATGGATATCGCCATTCGGTCACTCCTGTACTTGACGAGATAGCAAGCGAATCTGTTTTTTTTGAGAATCCTTTTGCAAATGGGAATTGGACAAAACCTTCCATGATGTCTTTTTTCCATTCTGAATATTCATCTAACCTTGGTTTGGGGAACTCTTGGTTTTCGACCAAACCCTACCAAAGAAAAGTGTATTATGGGAAAAAAAGAGATAATTTAGCCAAAACCTTTCGAGAAGCCGGGTATTATTCCAAAACAATTATGAATAATGTTTTCTTTTTGGATTACACAACGGTTGGTTTGGATTTGGGATTTCATAATTCTTTCCAAGTAGGGATGGACATAGTTGATACAGAAGTGCTCACGAACCATGCGATTGCGTTTGTGGAAGATAAAAAAGACATCCCATATTTTTTGCATTTTAATTTAAACACTCCACATGCATCCTATTCACCTCCGCCAGAAGATATGAAAGCAGTCAGAAGTAAAGTTCCTGATTCGGAGTTTTATCGATACGAATCTCCCGTACAACGTTACTTAGGTGAGATGCATTATACCGATAGAGAAATTGGTCGTTTGGTCACAAAACTAAAAGAACTCGGAACTTATGATGAAACAATGATCATCGTAACGGGTGATCATGGCGAACTTTTCAGTCCCGAACACGATTATAGTTACCACTTCATCATGCAAACACGGTTTGGTCATGGGGAAACTCATTATGATGAGGAAATCAACGTACCTTATTTTATTAAATTACCTAAGTCCATCGCAGTTAACATTGGAAACAGCACTCAAATCCGAATTCCAGGCCAGTCTTCTTTGTTATCTTTGGCACCGACCATCCTTGGGTTTTTGGATTTAAAACCAGAAAATTCAACTTACCAAGGTGTAGATTATGCAACCTGCATTTTAGAATCCAATCCTTGTCCAACAGAGAAGTTTATATATACCGAAGGTAGAATGTCGGAATCCGTGCGCACTGAAATCTACAAGTACATCCGCCGTTATCCAGGATTTACGACCGTTAGGCGAACTGCAGCAGGGGAACCTCATACCATGGCTGAAGAATTGTATGACTTACAAAAAGATCCCAAAGAATTACGAAACTTAAGTTTTGAAAAAGAAGGGGAAACTCTTTTGCAACAAGCAAGAGCCGACTTCCGACGAGAAAATTTTCTGAAACGAAATGCGGTTCGGATTTATATCCCACCTTGTGAGGAAACAATTTGTCGTGATTATTTGTCTTTGAGTGTGCAAGGTTCGATTTATGATTGGGTCGCACCAGAAACGGTGCAAATACTATCAGGTTCAGCAAAATCGATCTCCATAACAAAGGAGACCCGAGACCCAAGAGATCCAAAAGAATCGCAAGAACAAATGCGTAAGGAAAAAAATGGTTCGAATGCATCAATGGCAACCACTGATGCCAAAAAAACAAAACTTCAAAAGCCTGAAGAAATCATTCTGAAAACAGTGAACCCCGAACTCGGTGCCTTCTTTCAATTCACGCGGAATGGAAAAACGATCCCTGTTCGTTTTGGAAGGTATGGATTGGAATACCAAAGGTCCATGAATCATATCGAAGACTTAATTGTTTCGGAACGACAACCAGATGGCCTTTTCCAATCACCTCTTCCATGGGTGTACAACGATGGTGCTTTTAGTGGATCGGGTGAATCGGAAGTTCAAAAAGAGATGGGGAAGGAAGTGAAAAAAATATTAGAAACATGGGGATACATTCACGAATAA
- a CDS encoding lysophospholipase yields MSNWEQAYSREESTFLNKDGGKIYYQIYRPKSGVKRVLVVHHGIGEHGGRYNFLLEAMAERNYAIYLIDCRGHGKSDGRRGVITHFSDFFADLKQLIDIAKQNEGVSKVTLLGHSMGAAITFLYTATDNYQNDLDAYICSALPIKVKTDLVMDIKKAAGGFLAKALPTLTIPTGLNVNLISRDKSVVDAYVKDPLVHGNVCAYLGDYLLNCYTLALESAEKIKVPIYMFHGKEDQIALPQGTDDAFERVASKDKTKRLFDDLYHETMNELPKDRAIVLKELVAWIDKH; encoded by the coding sequence ATGAGTAATTGGGAACAAGCCTACTCCCGCGAGGAGTCTACCTTTCTAAACAAAGATGGTGGTAAAATTTATTACCAGATCTACCGACCTAAGTCTGGGGTCAAACGAGTGCTCGTTGTCCACCATGGAATTGGGGAACACGGCGGACGTTACAATTTTTTGTTAGAAGCAATGGCGGAGCGCAATTATGCCATTTACCTCATCGACTGCCGCGGTCATGGTAAGTCCGATGGTCGCCGAGGGGTCATCACCCATTTTTCTGATTTTTTTGCCGACTTAAAACAACTGATCGACATCGCCAAACAAAACGAAGGTGTGAGTAAAGTCACCTTACTTGGTCACTCAATGGGTGCTGCCATCACTTTCCTTTATACTGCAACTGACAATTACCAAAATGACTTGGATGCTTACATCTGTAGTGCCCTTCCGATCAAAGTTAAAACTGACCTTGTGATGGACATTAAAAAAGCTGCAGGTGGATTTTTAGCAAAAGCACTTCCCACTCTTACCATCCCAACGGGTCTCAATGTGAATCTCATATCTCGTGACAAATCAGTTGTTGATGCTTATGTCAAAGATCCACTGGTTCACGGAAATGTGTGTGCGTATTTAGGAGATTACCTTCTCAATTGTTACACACTCGCATTGGAATCTGCAGAAAAAATCAAGGTTCCGATTTACATGTTCCATGGAAAGGAAGACCAAATCGCACTTCCACAAGGGACAGACGATGCATTCGAACGAGTTGCATCCAAAGACAAAACCAAAAGACTTTTTGATGATTTATACCATGAAACCATGAACGAACTTCCTAAAGACAGAGCGATCGTCTTAAAAGAGTTAGTTGCTTGGATCGACAAACACTAA
- a CDS encoding MaoC family dehydratase N-terminal domain-containing protein encodes MAITKDIVGKKLDRFDFTVERGKIKEFCLAINEKNPIYFDVEEAKKAGYSDVPAPPTFPTVIMFWGYPKIWNDMAELGIDLSKILHLKEEYTYHKILYPGKVYAQSEISDVKVGRAEIVTFKTTIYDEKDDPILSAEMAIFIRKD; translated from the coding sequence ATGGCAATAACAAAAGATATAGTTGGAAAAAAACTAGATCGTTTTGATTTCACTGTGGAACGAGGAAAAATTAAAGAATTTTGCCTCGCCATCAACGAAAAAAACCCAATCTATTTTGACGTAGAAGAAGCAAAAAAAGCAGGATACTCTGATGTTCCTGCTCCACCAACTTTCCCTACAGTCATCATGTTTTGGGGTTACCCAAAGATTTGGAACGATATGGCAGAACTCGGTATCGACCTTTCCAAAATCCTTCACTTGAAAGAAGAATATACGTACCACAAAATCCTTTATCCAGGCAAAGTGTACGCACAATCTGAAATCTCCGACGTAAAAGTGGGAAGAGCAGAAATTGTAACTTTCAAAACAACAATCTATGATGAAAAAGATGATCCAATCCTTTCAGCAGAGATGGCGATTTTCATTCGTAAGGATTAA